In one window of Streptomyces sp. NBC_01224 DNA:
- a CDS encoding ABC transporter ATP-binding protein: protein MIRFEHVSVQYEGTERPTLCGVDLTIPEGELVLLVGPSGVGKSTLLGAVSGLVPHFTGGTLSGRVTVGGRDTRTHKPRELADLVGTVGQDPLSHFVTDTVEDELAYGMESLGLAPDVMRRRVEETLDLLGLAGLRDRPIATLSGGQQQRVAIGSVLTPHPKVLVLDEPTSALDPAAAEEVLAVLQRLVHDLGTTVLMAEHRLERVVQYADQVVLLPSPGAAPVMGSPADIMAVSPVHPPVVALGRLAGWEPLPLSVRDARRRAAGLRERLAQAQQPAPSPAPAGAAVAPLPTAPARRGALARLLGRGAPTTTAASGPVADATARVERLGVRRGRVESLRRVTLTVAAGETVALMGRNGAGKSTLLAALVGMVEPTTGTVLVGGRTPHRTPPREMVRRVGLVPQEPRDLLYADTVAAECAAADADAGATAGSCRALVSELLPGVPDDTHPRDLSEGQRLALALAVVLTARPPLLLLDEPTRGLDYAAKARLVGVLRGLAAEGHAIVLATHDVELAAELAHRVVILADGETVADGETRQVVVSSPAFAPQTAKILAPQEWLTVTQVRGALGATS, encoded by the coding sequence GTGATCCGGTTCGAGCACGTCTCGGTGCAGTACGAGGGGACGGAGCGCCCCACCCTCTGCGGGGTCGATCTGACCATTCCCGAGGGCGAGTTGGTGCTGCTCGTCGGTCCGTCCGGGGTCGGCAAGTCGACGCTGCTGGGCGCCGTGTCCGGTCTCGTACCGCACTTCACCGGCGGCACACTGAGCGGCCGGGTCACCGTCGGCGGGCGCGACACCCGTACCCACAAACCACGCGAACTGGCCGATCTGGTCGGCACGGTGGGCCAGGACCCGCTCTCCCACTTCGTCACCGACACGGTCGAGGACGAGCTGGCGTACGGGATGGAGTCGCTGGGCCTCGCCCCCGATGTGATGCGGCGGCGGGTCGAGGAGACCCTCGATCTACTGGGCCTGGCCGGGCTGCGCGACCGGCCGATCGCCACACTCTCCGGCGGGCAGCAGCAGCGGGTCGCGATCGGCTCGGTCCTCACCCCGCACCCGAAGGTCCTGGTCCTCGACGAGCCGACGTCCGCGCTGGACCCGGCGGCGGCCGAGGAGGTCCTCGCCGTGCTGCAACGGCTGGTGCACGACCTGGGTACGACGGTCCTGATGGCGGAGCACCGGCTGGAGCGGGTGGTGCAGTACGCGGATCAGGTCGTCCTGCTGCCGTCGCCGGGCGCCGCACCGGTCATGGGCTCGCCCGCGGACATCATGGCCGTCTCCCCGGTCCACCCGCCGGTCGTCGCGCTGGGCCGGCTGGCGGGGTGGGAGCCGCTGCCGCTCTCGGTCCGCGATGCCCGGCGCCGGGCGGCGGGCCTGCGCGAGCGGCTGGCGCAGGCACAGCAGCCCGCCCCGTCGCCCGCGCCGGCCGGCGCAGCCGTGGCCCCGCTGCCCACCGCCCCCGCGCGGCGCGGCGCCCTCGCCCGGCTGCTGGGCCGCGGCGCACCGACCACCACCGCCGCTTCCGGGCCCGTCGCCGATGCCACGGCCCGGGTCGAGCGTCTCGGTGTACGGCGTGGGCGCGTCGAGTCGCTGCGCCGGGTGACGCTCACCGTCGCCGCCGGCGAGACCGTCGCCCTGATGGGCCGTAACGGTGCGGGCAAGTCCACCCTGCTGGCCGCGCTCGTCGGCATGGTCGAGCCCACCACGGGCACAGTCCTCGTCGGTGGCCGGACCCCGCACCGTACGCCGCCGCGCGAGATGGTGCGCCGGGTCGGCCTCGTACCGCAGGAACCACGCGATCTGCTGTACGCGGACACGGTCGCCGCCGAGTGCGCCGCGGCCGACGCCGACGCGGGCGCCACAGCGGGCAGCTGTCGGGCCCTGGTCTCCGAGCTGCTGCCCGGTGTGCCGGACGACACACACCCCCGCGATCTCTCCGAGGGGCAGCGCCTCGCGCTCGCCCTGGCCGTCGTGCTCACCGCGAGGCCCCCGCTGCTGCTCCTGGACGAGCCGACCCGCGGGCTGGACTACGCGGCGAAGGCCCGACTGGTAGGGGTCCTGCGTGGCCTCGCGGCCGAAGGGCATGCGATCGTCCTGGCCACGCACGATGTGGAACTCGCCGCCGAGCTGGCGCACCGGGTGGTGATACTCGCCGACGGGGAGACCGTCGCGGACGGGGAGACCCGGCAGGTGGTGGTCTCCTCCCCGGCGTTCGCCCCGCAGACCGCGAAGATCCTCGCCCCGCAGGAGTGGCTGACCGTGACGCAGGTGCGCGGCGCGCTGGGAGCCACGTCATGA
- a CDS encoding transglycosylase SLT domain-containing protein, translated as MSFACNILTLPRTARRKSAVAGTAVLLGTTGLALGVTPAMAAPATAPTAVTAGAQDTAKSMIGNAAQFQCFSNIVHHESGWNPSATNASSGAYGLVQALPGSKMASAGSDWKTNAKTQIKWGMDYMNSRYGSPCAAWSFWQANHWY; from the coding sequence GTGTCGTTCGCCTGTAACATCCTCACCCTGCCCCGCACCGCCCGCCGCAAGTCCGCCGTCGCCGGCACCGCCGTACTCCTCGGCACCACCGGCCTGGCCCTCGGCGTCACCCCGGCCATGGCCGCACCGGCCACCGCGCCGACCGCCGTCACGGCAGGCGCGCAGGACACGGCGAAGTCAATGATCGGCAACGCCGCACAGTTCCAGTGCTTCAGCAACATCGTCCACCACGAGAGCGGCTGGAACCCCAGCGCGACCAACGCCTCGTCCGGCGCCTACGGCCTCGTCCAGGCCCTGCCCGGCTCGAAGATGGCCTCCGCCGGCTCCGACTGGAAGACCAACGCCAAGACCCAGATCAAGTGGGGCATGGACTACATGAACTCCCGCTACGGCAGCCCGTGCGCCGCCTGGTCGTTCTGGCAGGCCAACCACTGGTACTGA
- a CDS encoding SCO2322 family protein, with product MRRVGRAAALLAVLGAVLAVLGAGTAQAAGYRYWSFWEGSGTGWTYATQGPSLVRPDDGAVQGFRFSVSEDSQDSAKPRRSPGFAKICADTPAEDGTKRVALVIDPGTAADAPTGQTPPSLRTACARVAPDASTAEALASVAKPLRYNSDALLCAISDYPGSGCGEQVSGNGHEAPAASASASPADSAAGSGDSGGSGGGPSAGVLVGVGAVVLLGIAAVVQARRRRG from the coding sequence CCTGGCCGTGCTCGGCGCGGGGACGGCTCAGGCGGCCGGGTACCGGTACTGGTCGTTCTGGGAGGGCTCCGGCACCGGCTGGACGTACGCCACCCAGGGCCCGTCCCTGGTCCGGCCGGACGACGGCGCGGTGCAGGGCTTCCGGTTCTCCGTGAGCGAGGACTCCCAGGACTCGGCGAAGCCGCGCCGTTCCCCCGGTTTCGCGAAGATCTGCGCGGACACCCCGGCCGAGGACGGCACCAAGCGGGTCGCGCTGGTCATCGACCCGGGCACGGCGGCGGACGCCCCGACCGGCCAGACTCCGCCCTCGCTGCGCACCGCGTGCGCACGGGTCGCCCCGGACGCGAGCACCGCGGAGGCGCTCGCCTCGGTGGCCAAACCGCTGCGCTACAACAGCGACGCGCTGCTCTGTGCCATATCCGACTATCCGGGCTCGGGCTGCGGTGAACAGGTCTCGGGCAACGGTCACGAGGCGCCTGCCGCGTCCGCATCCGCGTCCCCGGCCGATTCCGCCGCCGGCTCGGGGGACTCCGGTGGCTCCGGTGGCGGACCGTCCGCCGGGGTGCTGGTCGGGGTCGGCGCCGTTGTTCTCCTCGGCATAGCCGCAGTCGTGCAGGCCCGCCGCCGCCGCGGATGA
- a CDS encoding ECF transporter S component produces the protein MSGRGTRPVRLGPRAIAALVLISAIGVVAFGWPLLAGADSGLAHSQDAPWLFAALLPLLVGVVVAMIADSGLDAKAVAMLGVLAAVGAALRPLGAGTAGLEPMFFLMVLSGRVLGPGFGFVLGSVTMFASALLTGGVGPWMPFQMLSMGWFAMGAGLLPGPDRLRGRAELVMLAVYGFVASFAYGTVMNLYGWTIVPGLGSGISFQPGDPLPENLVRFLAYCTATSLGWDLGRAVLTLVLTLTIGATLLKALRRATRRAAFEAQVTFDAPGK, from the coding sequence ATGAGCGGGCGCGGCACACGGCCGGTACGTCTCGGGCCGCGTGCGATCGCCGCGCTCGTCCTCATCAGTGCGATCGGTGTGGTCGCGTTCGGCTGGCCGCTGCTGGCCGGTGCGGACTCCGGTCTGGCGCACTCCCAGGACGCGCCGTGGCTGTTCGCCGCGCTGCTGCCACTGCTGGTCGGCGTGGTCGTCGCGATGATCGCGGACTCCGGTCTCGACGCGAAGGCGGTGGCGATGCTCGGGGTGCTGGCCGCGGTCGGCGCCGCGCTGCGTCCGCTGGGCGCGGGCACGGCGGGGCTGGAACCGATGTTCTTCCTGATGGTGCTGAGCGGCCGGGTGCTCGGGCCCGGCTTCGGCTTCGTGCTCGGCTCGGTGACGATGTTCGCGTCCGCGCTGCTCACCGGTGGGGTGGGGCCGTGGATGCCGTTCCAGATGCTGTCGATGGGCTGGTTCGCGATGGGCGCGGGCCTGCTGCCGGGCCCGGACCGGCTGCGCGGGCGGGCCGAGCTCGTGATGCTCGCGGTGTACGGGTTCGTGGCGTCGTTCGCGTACGGCACGGTGATGAACCTGTACGGCTGGACGATCGTGCCCGGACTCGGTTCGGGGATCTCCTTCCAGCCGGGTGACCCGCTGCCGGAGAACCTGGTCCGCTTCCTCGCGTACTGCACGGCCACGTCGCTCGGCTGGGACCTGGGCCGGGCCGTGCTCACCCTGGTGCTGACCCTCACCATCGGCGCGACGCTGCTGAAGGCGCTGCGCCGGGCCACCCGCCGCGCCGCCTTCGAGGCCCAGGTCACATTCGACGCCCCCGGCAAGTGA
- a CDS encoding energy-coupling factor transporter transmembrane protein EcfT: MTASTTGPVRLRRPLRAPGATRSNALPAGAWWLWALGLATAASRTTNPLLLGLLVGVAGYVVAARRTDAPWARSYGAFIRIGLFVVGVRLVFSVFLGSPIPGTHPVFTLPEVPLPDWAKGVRIGGRVTAEQLVFALYDGAKLATLLICVGAANSLANPARLLKSLPGALYEAGVAVVVAMTFAPNMVADVARLRTARRLRGRPTGGIKAVLQIGLPVLEGALERSVAVAASMDARGYGRTAQVPPAVRHTTNVLTLGGLLGVCAGTYGLLAAQGAVYGLPLLIAGLVAAMAGLRLGGARSVRTRYRPDRWGVRAWLVAGSGVAVAVAMIWAGGVDGEALRPGVVPLVAPVLPLWPAAAVLIGLLPAVVAPVPPPVGAPNSKESQ, from the coding sequence ATGACCGCCTCGACCACCGGCCCGGTCCGGCTGCGCCGCCCGCTGCGCGCCCCCGGGGCGACCCGGAGCAACGCCCTGCCCGCCGGGGCCTGGTGGCTGTGGGCGCTCGGCCTCGCCACCGCCGCGTCCCGGACCACCAATCCGCTGCTGCTCGGCCTGTTGGTGGGGGTGGCGGGCTATGTGGTCGCGGCGCGCCGTACGGATGCGCCATGGGCCCGTTCGTACGGGGCGTTCATCAGGATCGGGCTGTTCGTCGTCGGTGTGCGGCTGGTCTTCTCCGTCTTTCTCGGTTCGCCGATCCCCGGTACGCATCCCGTGTTCACACTCCCCGAGGTGCCGCTGCCCGACTGGGCGAAGGGCGTCAGGATCGGTGGCCGGGTCACCGCCGAGCAGCTGGTCTTCGCGCTGTACGACGGGGCGAAACTGGCCACCCTGCTGATCTGCGTCGGTGCGGCGAACTCGCTCGCCAACCCGGCCCGGCTGCTGAAGTCGCTGCCGGGTGCGCTGTACGAGGCGGGGGTCGCCGTCGTCGTCGCGATGACGTTCGCGCCGAACATGGTCGCCGATGTCGCGCGGCTGCGCACCGCACGCCGACTGCGTGGCCGTCCGACCGGCGGCATCAAGGCGGTCCTCCAGATCGGACTGCCGGTCCTGGAGGGCGCGTTGGAGCGGTCGGTCGCGGTGGCGGCCTCGATGGACGCGCGCGGATACGGGCGCACCGCCCAGGTCCCGCCCGCCGTCCGGCACACCACGAACGTCCTCACGCTCGGCGGGCTGCTCGGGGTGTGCGCGGGTACGTACGGTCTGCTGGCCGCGCAGGGTGCGGTGTACGGCCTGCCGCTGCTGATCGCCGGGCTCGTCGCCGCGATGGCCGGGCTGCGGCTCGGCGGGGCCCGCTCGGTCCGTACCCGCTACCGGCCCGACCGGTGGGGTGTGCGGGCCTGGCTGGTGGCGGGTTCGGGGGTCGCGGTGGCCGTGGCGATGATCTGGGCGGGCGGTGTCGACGGGGAGGCGCTGCGCCCCGGGGTCGTACCGCTGGTCGCACCGGTGCTTCCGCTGTGGCCCGCGGCCGCGGTGCTGATCGGGCTGCTGCCCGCGGTGGTGGCGCCCGTGCCGCCCCCGGTGGGCGCCCCGAACTCCAAGGAGAGCCAGTGA
- a CDS encoding cytochrome P450 → MPCPHLPEGFDFTDPDLLQARIPHPEFAQMRQTAPVWWCTQPAGISGFDDEGYWVVTRHADVKYVSTHPELFSSNTNTAVIRFNESISRDQIEVQKLIMLNMDPPEHTRVRQIVQRGFTPRAIRSLEQALRDRARQIVENALAAAGDDGSFDFVTNIAVELPLQAIAELIGVPQEDRSRIFDWSNKMAAYDDPEYAITEEVGTEAAMEIVSYSMNLAAARKECPAKDIVSQLVAAEGEGNLSSDEFGFFVILLAVAGNETTRNAISHGMHAFLTHPDEWELYKRERPETTAEEIVRWATPVVSFQRTATQDAELGGQQIKKGDRVGLFYSSANNDPEVFENPEAFDISRDPNPHLGFGGGGPHFCLGKSLAVMEINLIFNAIADVLPDLRLVGDPRRLRSAWLNGIKQLQVSTAASTAGVGTAGS, encoded by the coding sequence ATGCCCTGCCCCCATCTGCCCGAAGGGTTCGACTTCACCGATCCCGATCTGCTCCAAGCCCGCATTCCGCACCCGGAGTTCGCACAGATGCGGCAGACCGCACCGGTCTGGTGGTGCACCCAGCCGGCCGGTATCTCCGGCTTCGACGACGAGGGCTACTGGGTCGTCACCCGGCACGCGGACGTCAAGTACGTCTCCACCCATCCCGAGTTGTTCTCCTCGAACACCAACACCGCGGTCATCCGGTTCAACGAGTCGATCAGCCGCGACCAGATCGAGGTCCAGAAGCTGATCATGCTGAACATGGACCCGCCCGAGCACACCCGGGTCCGGCAGATCGTCCAGCGGGGGTTCACACCCCGGGCGATACGCTCCCTGGAACAGGCCCTTCGCGACCGCGCCCGCCAGATCGTCGAGAACGCTCTCGCCGCCGCAGGCGACGACGGTTCGTTCGACTTCGTCACCAACATCGCCGTCGAACTGCCGCTCCAGGCCATCGCGGAGCTCATCGGCGTACCGCAGGAGGACCGGTCCAGGATCTTCGACTGGTCCAACAAGATGGCCGCGTACGACGATCCCGAGTACGCGATCACCGAGGAGGTCGGCACCGAGGCGGCCATGGAGATCGTCTCGTACTCGATGAATCTGGCGGCCGCCCGCAAGGAGTGCCCGGCCAAGGACATCGTCTCCCAACTGGTCGCCGCGGAGGGCGAAGGGAACCTCTCCTCCGACGAGTTCGGCTTCTTCGTGATCCTGCTCGCCGTCGCCGGGAACGAGACCACCCGCAACGCCATCAGCCACGGCATGCACGCCTTCCTCACCCACCCCGACGAGTGGGAGCTCTACAAGCGCGAGCGGCCGGAGACGACCGCCGAGGAGATCGTCCGCTGGGCCACCCCTGTGGTCTCCTTCCAGCGGACGGCCACTCAGGACGCCGAGCTGGGCGGGCAGCAGATCAAGAAGGGTGACAGGGTCGGGCTGTTCTACTCCTCGGCCAATAACGACCCCGAGGTCTTCGAGAACCCGGAGGCCTTCGACATCTCCCGCGATCCCAACCCCCACCTCGGCTTCGGCGGCGGCGGTCCGCACTTCTGCCTCGGTAAGTCCCTTGCCGTGATGGAGATCAACCTGATCTTCAACGCGATCGCGGATGTGCTGCCGGACCTGCGGCTGGTCGGCGACCCGCGGCGGCTGCGCTCGGCATGGCTCAACGGGATCAAGCAGCTTCAGGTCAGCACCGCCGCGAGCACCGCGGGCGTCGGTACCGCCGGGAGCTGA
- a CDS encoding alpha/beta hydrolase produces MDDNSRMNHPTWNTRHRATRRGLAAATVLVLAALGTAPAVAQQSTGATESPASAAAHGRGALLDITPVADLGRADVARFLASGGMDTDTVRHGLRAYRLTYRTITPQGAPTIATGLLALPKGGPHRLDLVSDTHGTMAHRDYAPSVGEDFGRFAPYLHASAGRAVAAPDYLGLGKGPGRHPYMDTKSSVTASVDMLRATRTAALRLDRPLTGDVYASGFSQGGQVAMALGRALDNGVDRHFRLRALAPVSGPYDIEHAETPGLFDGSVNDTSGIFYMTYFLTAQNRLHPLYKDPSEVFREPYAGIVDDLFDTNHTEEQIIPALPATLKELLTDDYYRQVQHPTGALLAAVRAQDGNCAWKPDVPVRLYSSSGDTDVPIANARNCAADLAAHGVEAPVIDQGSAGHNATYMKSGPQIVRWFDTVAARH; encoded by the coding sequence ATGGACGACAACAGCCGTATGAACCACCCAACTTGGAACACGCGACACCGCGCCACCCGCCGCGGTCTGGCGGCCGCCACCGTTTTGGTCCTCGCCGCACTCGGCACCGCACCGGCCGTGGCCCAACAGTCCACCGGCGCAACCGAGTCGCCCGCCTCAGCCGCGGCGCACGGCAGAGGGGCCCTGCTGGACATCACCCCCGTGGCCGACCTCGGTCGTGCCGACGTCGCCCGCTTCCTCGCCTCCGGAGGGATGGACACCGACACCGTCCGCCACGGCCTGCGGGCCTACCGCCTCACCTACCGCACCATCACCCCGCAGGGCGCACCCACCATCGCCACCGGCCTTCTCGCCCTCCCCAAGGGCGGCCCGCACCGCCTGGACCTGGTCTCCGACACCCACGGCACGATGGCCCACCGCGACTACGCGCCCTCCGTCGGCGAGGACTTCGGCCGCTTCGCGCCCTACCTCCACGCCTCGGCGGGCCGTGCCGTCGCCGCCCCCGACTACCTGGGCCTCGGCAAGGGGCCGGGTCGTCACCCGTACATGGACACCAAGTCCTCCGTCACGGCCTCCGTGGACATGCTGCGGGCCACCCGCACCGCCGCGCTGCGCCTGGACCGCCCGCTCACCGGCGATGTGTACGCCAGTGGCTTCTCCCAGGGCGGCCAGGTCGCGATGGCCCTGGGCAGGGCCCTCGACAACGGCGTCGACCGGCACTTCAGGCTCCGGGCCCTCGCCCCCGTCTCCGGGCCGTACGACATCGAGCACGCCGAGACACCCGGCCTGTTCGACGGCAGCGTCAACGACACCAGCGGCATTTTCTACATGACCTACTTCCTCACCGCACAGAACAGGCTCCACCCGCTCTACAAGGACCCCTCCGAAGTGTTCCGGGAGCCGTACGCGGGAATCGTCGACGACCTCTTCGACACCAACCACACCGAGGAGCAGATCATCCCGGCGCTGCCCGCGACGCTCAAGGAGCTGCTCACCGACGACTACTACCGGCAGGTCCAGCACCCCACCGGCGCACTGCTGGCCGCGGTGCGCGCCCAGGACGGCAACTGCGCCTGGAAGCCGGACGTTCCCGTGCGCCTCTACTCCTCGTCCGGCGACACCGATGTGCCGATCGCCAACGCCCGTAACTGCGCCGCCGATCTGGCCGCACACGGCGTCGAGGCCCCGGTGATCGACCAGGGTTCTGCCGGCCACAACGCCACGTACATGAAGTCGGGGCCGCAGATCGTGCGCTGGTTCGACACGGTCGCCGCGCGGCACTGA
- a CDS encoding AEC family transporter — protein sequence MHALLSAFAPIWTLTAIGYAVGRSGLLGEQADAVLGRFVFHVAMPAALFTMVSGARPAAFANSSMVAFAAGTALVCGLGFVAAGRLFGRGTADRAIGSMASGYVNSANLGIPVAVQVLGDASFVAQIILFQVLLVSPVILTLLDTGTGTGTGSGKGVVLRRMLTMPVRNPIIMASLLGVVVSALGLRLPHALAHSCDLLGAAAVPTALITLGLSLNGRPAADGPTEHTGPAESTVRTKRAEVVVTVALKTLVQPLIAFVVGGPLLHLPDHQLMAVVLCSALPTAQNAFIYAQQYGLDTRVARNSVVASTVVSMATLSFATWALGTTGP from the coding sequence ATGCACGCCCTGCTCTCCGCTTTCGCCCCCATCTGGACGCTCACGGCCATCGGTTACGCGGTCGGTCGCAGCGGTCTCCTCGGCGAACAGGCAGACGCCGTGCTCGGCCGGTTCGTCTTCCATGTGGCGATGCCCGCCGCCCTGTTCACCATGGTTTCCGGGGCACGGCCGGCCGCCTTCGCCAACTCCTCGATGGTGGCCTTCGCGGCGGGTACGGCACTGGTCTGCGGCCTCGGCTTCGTGGCGGCCGGCCGCCTCTTCGGCCGCGGCACGGCCGACCGGGCGATCGGCAGCATGGCGTCCGGCTACGTCAACTCCGCGAATCTCGGTATTCCGGTGGCGGTCCAGGTGCTCGGCGACGCGTCGTTCGTCGCCCAGATCATCCTGTTCCAGGTGCTGTTGGTCTCCCCGGTGATCCTGACACTGCTGGACACGGGCACGGGCACGGGCACGGGCTCCGGAAAGGGCGTCGTGCTCCGGCGGATGCTGACCATGCCGGTCCGCAACCCCATCATCATGGCCTCGTTGCTGGGTGTCGTCGTCTCCGCACTCGGACTGCGGCTGCCGCACGCCCTCGCCCACTCCTGCGACCTGCTCGGCGCCGCCGCCGTGCCGACGGCCCTGATCACACTGGGCCTGTCCCTGAACGGCCGTCCGGCGGCCGACGGTCCGACGGAGCACACGGGGCCTGCCGAGTCCACGGTGCGTACGAAGCGTGCGGAGGTCGTTGTGACGGTCGCCCTCAAGACGCTGGTCCAGCCCCTGATCGCCTTCGTCGTCGGCGGCCCGCTGTTGCATCTGCCGGACCACCAGTTGATGGCCGTCGTGCTCTGTTCCGCGCTGCCGACCGCTCAGAACGCCTTCATCTACGCCCAGCAGTACGGCCTGGACACCCGCGTGGCCCGCAACTCCGTGGTGGCCTCGACGGTGGTGTCCATGGCCACGCTGTCCTTTGCCACCTGGGCGCTCGGGACGACCGGCCCCTGA
- a CDS encoding steroid 3-ketoacyl-CoA thiolase: MAAEPVIVEAVRTPIGKRGGALANLHPAYLLGETYRELLGRTGIHADCVEQIVGGTVTHAGEQSMNPARNAWLTVGLPYETAATTVDCQCGSSQQASHMVANMVAAGVIDIGISCGVEAMSRVPLGSGSKHGPGKPWPDEWNVDLPNQFEAAERIARNRGLTRENVDSLGLISQERAAVAWAEERFKRETYAVQVPTTEEEQAAGQGMWRLVDRDEGLRDTTTEGLGRLKPVMPTAIHTAGNSSQISDGACAIMWASKRMARALKLKPRARIVAQALVGSDPHFHLDGPIDATRAVLGKAGMSLKDIDIVEINEAFASVVLSWAQVFEQDLEKVNVNGGAIALGHPVGATGARLITTALHELERRDKEFALITMCAGGALATGTIIQRL; the protein is encoded by the coding sequence ATGGCCGCGGAACCCGTCATCGTCGAAGCCGTACGCACCCCCATCGGCAAGCGCGGAGGCGCGCTCGCCAATCTGCACCCCGCCTATCTGCTGGGCGAGACCTACCGAGAACTCCTCGGCCGCACCGGCATCCACGCCGACTGCGTCGAACAGATCGTCGGCGGTACGGTCACCCACGCCGGGGAGCAGTCCATGAACCCGGCACGCAACGCCTGGCTCACCGTGGGCCTTCCGTACGAGACCGCCGCCACCACTGTGGACTGTCAGTGCGGCTCCTCGCAGCAGGCCTCCCACATGGTCGCCAACATGGTCGCGGCCGGAGTGATCGACATCGGCATCAGCTGTGGTGTCGAGGCCATGTCGCGGGTGCCGCTGGGCAGCGGCTCCAAGCACGGACCGGGCAAGCCCTGGCCCGACGAGTGGAACGTCGACCTGCCCAACCAGTTCGAGGCGGCCGAGCGCATCGCCCGCAATCGCGGACTCACCCGGGAGAACGTCGACTCGCTCGGGTTGATCTCGCAGGAACGGGCCGCCGTCGCCTGGGCCGAGGAACGGTTCAAACGGGAGACGTACGCGGTCCAGGTGCCGACCACCGAGGAGGAGCAGGCGGCCGGGCAGGGCATGTGGCGTCTGGTCGACCGGGACGAAGGACTGCGGGACACCACGACGGAGGGGCTCGGACGGCTCAAGCCGGTCATGCCCACCGCGATCCACACCGCGGGCAACTCCTCGCAGATATCCGACGGCGCCTGCGCGATCATGTGGGCGTCCAAGCGGATGGCGCGCGCGCTCAAGCTCAAGCCGCGCGCCCGGATCGTTGCGCAGGCACTGGTCGGCTCCGACCCGCACTTCCACCTCGACGGACCGATCGACGCGACCCGCGCGGTGCTCGGCAAGGCCGGGATGTCACTCAAGGACATCGACATCGTCGAGATCAACGAGGCTTTCGCATCAGTGGTGCTGAGCTGGGCCCAGGTCTTCGAGCAGGACCTCGAAAAGGTCAACGTCAACGGCGGAGCCATCGCGCTGGGCCACCCGGTCGGCGCCACCGGGGCCCGGCTGATCACCACGGCCCTGCACGAACTTGAGCGTCGCGACAAGGAGTTCGCGCTGATCACGATGTGCGCGGGCGGAGCGCTGGCGACGGGCACGATCATCCAGCGGCTGTAA